Below is a genomic region from Methanosphaera sp. ISO3-F5.
TTTATTACCCTTCATTATTCTACCCAGTTTTCTATTGTAGACTTATTTTCTTTCACATCTGCTCCATGTATTGCAAGTCCTTTTTCAATTTCTGCTCCTTCACACAGTTTTTTAACATCACTCATTGAAGATCCAAGTCCTGAACCTTCATGTGTGATAACAGTTTTAACCTTCTTACCTGTGAAGTCCAGTTTTTCCAGTTGTGTGAACATAGCCATAGGTAGTGTTCCCCACCAGTTAGGTGATGCAACATATACTATATCATATTCACTGATATCACTTAGTTCCTCTTTTAGTTCTGGTCTTGCATCATCATCCTGTTCCTCTTGTGCTACTTCTGTTGTTTGCATATAATCTGCAGGGTATTCCTTCACTGTTTCTACCTGGAACGTATCCGCTCCTGTAAATTCCTTTATATAATCAACAATTATCTGCGTGTTTCCTACTGGTAGGTCCACTATTTCTCCGTTTACATAGTTTTGTCCAGGTCTTGAATAATATATTACTAAACTTTTTGCCATAAATTTTTTCCTCCTTTTTATTGACATATTTCATTTATTATTGCTAATGCATTGAGTGATCTTGGAAAACCAATAAATGGTAATAAAACTGTAACTGCACCTATTAAAGTGTCTTTATCATTACCAACTGCAAGATTTCCGGCAGTATGTCCTCTTAACTGATTCTCACAACCACCAAGAGATGCAATTATACTGAATGTTATCAGTTCCCTATCCTGGTCATCCAATCCTGTTCTGGTATAGAAGTCACCAAAACAGTATCCTTTAAGGAATTCATTGAAATGTTTTTGGTCTTTTGGCGTGTTTTCATTCATATCTTCTATAATTTTTCCAAAGTAGTTTAATTGTATTTCATATCCTCTTTCTACCCTGTCCTTACGGGTGGTTGTTGACTGTCCAGGTATTGGTACATCTATTCCTTTTTCGTCAAATATTTGGTTTGTTACATCCAGGAAGTCATACATCTTTGAAAATCCAACATATGGTGCTGACTGATATAATCCTTCTTTTATTTCAACTGCTTTTAATCCAATGTTGATTGCTGCTTCTACAGCGATTTCATATTGTTTTGTTGATTGGTTGGTTATGAGTGTTGCTAGTGTTATGAGCATTTGACTTCTTTCAGGTAGTCTTGTGTTCATTTGCACTTCATCAAATAGGAAATTGTTGAATATTTCCATGAATTCAGGGTCTGTTTTGTTTAAATCAGATTCATAATATGGTAATACTTTGTCCCTGTTTTCTTTGGCTTTTTCTGTTAACTGCATTAAATTCATCTCATATATTTTATATTTTTTTTTATTTAAAGATTATATTCATAATAAAATAAATACTTTCCTATGGAAAGATAAAATTATGTTAGAAAAAGTAGGAATAAAATAATAAAAGACCATTAAAAAATAGTTTAAGATTTATGAACTCAATTTACATCATTAAAATAGATAAAAGAAAATGAAACTAAATACTTATCCTCTAAAACACTAGTAATCTTATCATCATATTCATTTCCCATAATAATGAACCATCATCAATAATTACATCCTATAATACTTATTTAGATTTAATTTTAAAACTAATTTACCCTATGAATTTTAGATGAATACAAAAAACAGTCAAACAAAAACACGAAAAACAGTCAAACAAAAACACGAAAAACAGTCAAACAAAAACACGAAAAACAGTCAAACAAAAACACGAAAAACAGTCAAACAAAAACACGAAAAACAGTCAAACAAAAACACGAAAAACAGTCAAATATAAATACGAAAAACAGTCAAATAAAATAAAAAAAAATATAGATGATTACATGAAAAAATATTTAAAACGATTAATTGAACAGGATTTAAAAGATTATTTAGAAATTATAGGAGCTGTTCTACTAGTTGGACCAAAATGGTGTGGTAAAACAACAACTGCAGAACAATATGCTAATAGCATATTAAAATTACAAGATCCTGATAATAGAAAATCCTATTTACAATTAGCTGAAATTAAACCATCCAAATTATTAGAAGGTGAAAAACCAAGATTAATAGACGACTGGCAGTTAGCACCAGTTCTATGGGATGCTGTACGAATTAGTGTAGATAATGCAGATTCTAAAAAT
It encodes:
- a CDS encoding flavodoxin, giving the protein MAKSLVIYYSRPGQNYVNGEIVDLPVGNTQIIVDYIKEFTGADTFQVETVKEYPADYMQTTEVAQEEQDDDARPELKEELSDISEYDIVYVASPNWWGTLPMAMFTQLEKLDFTGKKVKTVITHEGSGLGSSMSDVKKLCEGAEIEKGLAIHGADVKENKSTIENWVE
- a CDS encoding carboxymuconolactone decarboxylase family protein encodes the protein MQLTEKAKENRDKVLPYYESDLNKTDPEFMEIFNNFLFDEVQMNTRLPERSQMLITLATLITNQSTKQYEIAVEAAINIGLKAVEIKEGLYQSAPYVGFSKMYDFLDVTNQIFDEKGIDVPIPGQSTTTRKDRVERGYEIQLNYFGKIIEDMNENTPKDQKHFNEFLKGYCFGDFYTRTGLDDQDRELITFSIIASLGGCENQLRGHTAGNLAVGNDKDTLIGAVTVLLPFIGFPRSLNALAIINEICQ